A single Lactuca sativa cultivar Salinas chromosome 8, Lsat_Salinas_v11, whole genome shotgun sequence DNA region contains:
- the LOC111918206 gene encoding receptor like protein 21 isoform X1 codes for MKNRSTIGYLKILLLLILMITQIYGACIEEERAALLEIKASVKSHCADADDLLPTWTDHGGRECCHWERVTCNSTTGRITDLTLDHLFEIVYEDFSQKYWELNISLFLHFQELTNLNLAYDLLDNGIEKTGLGKLSSLKKLEMLNLAGNNIENITIFRPLGTITSLRFIDLSDNSMEGSNFPVHELAALENLEMLDLTYGEGTFERQGLESLSRLRKLKILNLGYNSFNQSILPTLRAFPSLKVLVLLANNFYGSFPAKELANLKNLEVLDLSKNNFNDTSTIQDCKQLSKLKRLESVALEINFNSSIISCLSALPSLKKLNLQWSTLSGNSFPTQEISLLKELKTLDLSNSNLETLEFNGTMRSLVHLYLDNNKLRKGVLRSLVAFPSLKLLSLANSNMDGMIFDEDLPKLPDLEVLILKSNSFNGTLPIKGLASFSRLEVLDLSNNKFVGSIPSSIEALSSVKVLSFADNDLNGSLPLGFCELKNLHELDLSQNKFEGELPLCFSSLSSLKLFDLSLNQFSGNIPSSMIANLTSLEYVDLSHNNFEGLFSMSSFFNHTKLEVVEFISDNDKFEVETQEVKDWIPTFQLKVLVLSNCNLNRCSRSNLSFLLHQHKLQVIDMSHNSLDGTFPNWLIANNTRLEYINLRNNSFGGIGVMPPYRNVNTWWLDMSDNRLIGTIPLDIGTILPYITNLNLSRNSLEGNLPLSLGNLSEIEVLDLSDNNFSGEVSKRLLTDCPRLTVLVLSNNKLDGEVLSRNFSVTALWILLLDNNRFTGVLTNESAGNTELNTLDISGNLFSGVIPEWISQLPSMNAFLIRNNMFEGQFPCGTTPFTFLDISHNSFSGPIPSCKNFRGIEHLHLNSNRFTGPVPKSFRNLTSLLTLDLSDNKLSGKIPNLVGELSILRILLLRRNNFSGSIPRQLCQLSNVRLIDLSSNSLSGSIPSCLQNITTQGNLVFLERPNSFRGRNSFYHYASVLQRRESPLHGEDDTYEKQDEVQFVMKNRYDTYKGGILDYLSGLDFSSNNLTGSIPKELGLLSHIHAINLSHNQLTGPIPSLFSNLANIESLDISSNHLSGRVPSELIVLHFLAVFIVANNNLSGRLPERKGQFGTFTTDSYKGNPFLCGLPLEKTCRPAKPNSSLKKPPLSADENEEKWYYVDIVFFGASLAWTWFALLMGFLGILYVNPYWRMRWFAFVEECMYVSYYFLRKLRF; via the exons ATGAAGAACCGGTCTACCATCGGTTACCTAAAGATATTACTTCTACTGATTCTCATGATTACACAAATATACGGTGCTTGCATAGAAGAAGAGAGAGCGGCGCTGCTGGAAATCAAAGCTTCAGTAAAATCACACTGTGCTGATGCAGATGATCTTCTTCCGACATGGACTGATCATGGTGGCCGCGAATGTTGTCACTGGGAGAGGGTGACGTGCAACAGTACCACCGGGCGAATAACGGATCTGACGTTGGATCATTTGTTTGAGATAGTGTACGAAGATTTCAGCCAGAAGTATTGGGAGCTTAATATCTCTTTGTTTCTTCATTTCCAGGAGCTCACGAACCTTAATTTGGCGTATGATCTTCTGGATAATGGCATTGAGAAGACAG GACTAGGAAAGTTGTCTAGTTTGAAGAAGCTGGAGATGCTGAACCTGGCCGGCAATAATATTGAAAACATCACCATCTTTCGTCCATTGGGTACAATCACATCACTGAGATTTATCGATCTTAGTGACAATTCCATGGAAGGATCTAACTTCCCTGTTCatg aaTTAGCAGCTTTGGAAAACTTGGAGATGTTGGATCTCACCTACGGTGAAGGCACTTTCGAAAGGCAAG GTTTGGAGAGTCTTTCCCGATTGAGGAAGTTGAAAATTTTGAATCTTGGGTATAATAGTTTTAATCAAAGCATCTTACCCACTTTGAGAGCCTTTCCATCACTTAAGGTGCTAGTACTTTTGGCCAACAATTTTTATGGATCGTTTCCAGCTAAAG AATTAGCTAATCTTAAAAACCTGGAGGTTTTGGATTTAAGTAAAAATAACTTTAATGACACCTCAACTATCCAAG ATTGTAAGCAGTTATCAAAATTGAAAAGGCTGGAGAGTGTAGCTCTTGAAATCAATTTTAATAGTAGCATCATTTCATGCCTAAGTGCTCTTCCATCCCTCAAAAAACTTAATCTTCAATGGTCTACCCTTTCAGGAAACTCCTTTCCTACACAAG AAATATCACTTTTGAAAGAGTTAAAAACGCTTGACTTGAGCAACAGCAATCTTGAAACGCTAGAATTTAATG GTACCATGAGGAGTCTCGTGCACTTATATCTAGATAATAACAAGCTCAGAAAAGGCGTCCTGAGGTCCTTGGTTGCTTTTCCATCCCTTAAACTTCTATCTTTAGCAAATAGTAACATGGATGGGATGATTTTTGATGAAG ACCTGCCTAAACTTCCTGATTTGGAGGTTCTAATTTTGAAAAGTAATTCCTTTAATGGGACTCTGCCAATAAAAG GTTTGGCATCCTTTTCTCGTCTGGAGGTCTTAGATTTGAGCAACAACAAATTCGTTGGGTCTATCCCTTCATCTATAGAAGCATTATCTTCTGTGAAAGTATTATCTTTTGCTGATAATGATCTGAATGGCTCTTTACCCCTAG GTTTCTGTGAGTTAAAGAACCTCCATGAGTTAGATCTAAGTCAAAACAAGTTCGAAGGAGAGCTGCCTCTATGTTTCAGCAGTTTATCATCACTAAAGCTGTTTGACCTTTCTCTAAACCAGTTCAGTGGAAACATTCCATCTTCAATGATTGCTAATCTTACATCTCTCGAGTATGTTGATCTCAGTCATAACAACTTTGAGGGTTTGTTTTCAATGAGCTCGTTCTTCAATCATACAAAACTTGAAGTGGTTGAATTCATAAGCGACAATGACAAGTTTGAGGTAGAAACACAAGAAGTTAAAGATTGGATCCCAACGTTCCAGTTAAAAGTCCTTGTGCTCTCTAACTGCAATCTGAACAGGTGTTCGAGAAGTAATCTCAGTTTTCTCCTTCACCAGCATAAGTTGCAGGTAATTGACATGTCTCACAACTCTTTGGATGGGACATTTCCAAATTGGTTGATTGCGAATAATACAAGGTTGGAATATATAAACCTAAGGAACAATTCATTTGGTGGTATAGGTGTTATGCCACCATATCGGAATGTTAACACTTGGTGGTTGGATATGTCAGACAATCGCTTGATTGGTACTATACCTCTTGATATAGGAACTATCCTTCCCTATATAACCAATCTGAACTTGTCCCGGAATTCTTTGGAGGGTAATCTCCCTCTGTCACTTGGTAATCTGAGTGAGATAGAAGTGCTGGATTTATCTGATAATAATTTCTCTGGAGAAGTATCGAAGAGATTGCTCACTGATTGTCCTAGATTGACTGTTTTAGTGCTATCTAATAACAAACTCGATGGTGAGGTACTTTCAAGAAATTTCAGTGTAACTGCTCTATGGATATTGTTGTTAGACAACAACCGGTTTACAGGGGTGCTCACAAATGAGTCTGCAGGCAATACTGAGTTAAACACGTTGGATATAAGTGGTAACTTGTTTTCAGGCGTGATTCCTGAATGGATAAGCCAACTACCATCGATGAATGCATTCTTGATAAGAAACAACATGTTCGAAGGTCAATTCCCTTGTGGGACAACTCCATTCACTTTCCTTGATATTTCACATAATTCTTTTTCGGGACCCATCCCATCCTGCAAAAACTTTCGAGGTATAGAGCACCTTCATTTAAATTCTAACAGATTCACGGGACCAGTACCCAAATCATTTCGTAATCTGACAAGTCTTTTAACTTTGGATCTGAGTGATAACAAGCTATCCGGCAAGATTCCAAACTTGGTAGGTGAACTCTCGATTTTAAGGATCCTTTTGTTGAGGAGAAACAACTTTAGTGGTTCGATTCCTAGACAGTTGTGCCAATTAAGTAACGTGAGGTTGATAGATCTATCTAGTAATTCCCTTTCGGGTTCAATACCTAGTTGCTTACAAAATATTACTACCCAAGGCAACCTTGTTTTCCTAGAAAGACCAAATTCATTTAGAGGCAGGAACTCATTTTACCATTATGCAAGTGTTCTTCAGAGACGTGAAAGTCCTTTACACGGAGAAGATGATACATACGAAAAACAAGATGAAGTTCAGTTTGTTATGAAAAATAGGTATGACACCTACAAAGGTGGAATCCTTGATTACTTGTCGGGATTGGATTTCTCTAGCAACAATCTGACTGGTTCAATCCCAAAAGAACTTGGACTTTTGAGTCACATTCATGCTATAAACTTGTCTCACAATCAACTCACAGGACCGATACCAAGTCTTTTCTCGAATCTGGCAAACATAGAGAGCTTGGACATCTCATCAAACCATTTGAGTGGTAGAGTTCCATCGGAACTGATTGTGTTACATTTTCTGGCTGTCTTCATTGTTGCTAACAATAATCTATCAGGGAGACTCCCAGAAAGGAAAGGACAATTTGGGACCTTTACCACCGATAGCTACAAAGGAAATCCATTTCTTTGTGGACTACCATTGGAGAAGACATGCAGGCCTGCGAAGCCAAATTCATCATTAAAGAAACCACCATTGTCCGCCGAcgaaaatgaagaaaaatggtaTTACGTCGATATAGTTTTCTTTGGTGCGAGTTTGGCTTGGACATGGTTTGCACTTTTGATGGGATTTTTGGGAATCCTTTATGTAAATCCTTACTGGCGTATGAGGTGGTTTGCTTTCGTCGAAGAATGTATGTATGTCAGCTATTACTTTCTCCGTAAACTTCGGTTTTGA
- the LOC111918206 gene encoding receptor-like protein 15 isoform X2, with amino-acid sequence MKNRSTIGYLKILLLLILMITQIYGACIEEERAALLEIKASVKSHCADADDLLPTWTDHGGRECCHWERVTCNSTTGRITDLTLDHLFEIVYEDFSQKYWELNISLFLHFQELTNLNLAYDLLDNGIEKTGLGKLSSLKKLEMLNLAGNNIENITIFRPLGTITSLRFIDLSDNSMEGSNFPVHELAALENLEMLDLTYGEGTFERQGLESLSRLRKLKILNLGYNSFNQSILPTLRAFPSLKVLVLLANNFYGSFPAKELANLKNLEVLDLSKNNFNDTSTIQEISLLKELKTLDLSNSNLETLEFNGTMRSLVHLYLDNNKLRKGVLRSLVAFPSLKLLSLANSNMDGMIFDEDLPKLPDLEVLILKSNSFNGTLPIKGLASFSRLEVLDLSNNKFVGSIPSSIEALSSVKVLSFADNDLNGSLPLGFCELKNLHELDLSQNKFEGELPLCFSSLSSLKLFDLSLNQFSGNIPSSMIANLTSLEYVDLSHNNFEGLFSMSSFFNHTKLEVVEFISDNDKFEVETQEVKDWIPTFQLKVLVLSNCNLNRCSRSNLSFLLHQHKLQVIDMSHNSLDGTFPNWLIANNTRLEYINLRNNSFGGIGVMPPYRNVNTWWLDMSDNRLIGTIPLDIGTILPYITNLNLSRNSLEGNLPLSLGNLSEIEVLDLSDNNFSGEVSKRLLTDCPRLTVLVLSNNKLDGEVLSRNFSVTALWILLLDNNRFTGVLTNESAGNTELNTLDISGNLFSGVIPEWISQLPSMNAFLIRNNMFEGQFPCGTTPFTFLDISHNSFSGPIPSCKNFRGIEHLHLNSNRFTGPVPKSFRNLTSLLTLDLSDNKLSGKIPNLVGELSILRILLLRRNNFSGSIPRQLCQLSNVRLIDLSSNSLSGSIPSCLQNITTQGNLVFLERPNSFRGRNSFYHYASVLQRRESPLHGEDDTYEKQDEVQFVMKNRYDTYKGGILDYLSGLDFSSNNLTGSIPKELGLLSHIHAINLSHNQLTGPIPSLFSNLANIESLDISSNHLSGRVPSELIVLHFLAVFIVANNNLSGRLPERKGQFGTFTTDSYKGNPFLCGLPLEKTCRPAKPNSSLKKPPLSADENEEKWYYVDIVFFGASLAWTWFALLMGFLGILYVNPYWRMRWFAFVEECMYVSYYFLRKLRF; translated from the exons ATGAAGAACCGGTCTACCATCGGTTACCTAAAGATATTACTTCTACTGATTCTCATGATTACACAAATATACGGTGCTTGCATAGAAGAAGAGAGAGCGGCGCTGCTGGAAATCAAAGCTTCAGTAAAATCACACTGTGCTGATGCAGATGATCTTCTTCCGACATGGACTGATCATGGTGGCCGCGAATGTTGTCACTGGGAGAGGGTGACGTGCAACAGTACCACCGGGCGAATAACGGATCTGACGTTGGATCATTTGTTTGAGATAGTGTACGAAGATTTCAGCCAGAAGTATTGGGAGCTTAATATCTCTTTGTTTCTTCATTTCCAGGAGCTCACGAACCTTAATTTGGCGTATGATCTTCTGGATAATGGCATTGAGAAGACAG GACTAGGAAAGTTGTCTAGTTTGAAGAAGCTGGAGATGCTGAACCTGGCCGGCAATAATATTGAAAACATCACCATCTTTCGTCCATTGGGTACAATCACATCACTGAGATTTATCGATCTTAGTGACAATTCCATGGAAGGATCTAACTTCCCTGTTCatg aaTTAGCAGCTTTGGAAAACTTGGAGATGTTGGATCTCACCTACGGTGAAGGCACTTTCGAAAGGCAAG GTTTGGAGAGTCTTTCCCGATTGAGGAAGTTGAAAATTTTGAATCTTGGGTATAATAGTTTTAATCAAAGCATCTTACCCACTTTGAGAGCCTTTCCATCACTTAAGGTGCTAGTACTTTTGGCCAACAATTTTTATGGATCGTTTCCAGCTAAAG AATTAGCTAATCTTAAAAACCTGGAGGTTTTGGATTTAAGTAAAAATAACTTTAATGACACCTCAACTATCCAAG AAATATCACTTTTGAAAGAGTTAAAAACGCTTGACTTGAGCAACAGCAATCTTGAAACGCTAGAATTTAATG GTACCATGAGGAGTCTCGTGCACTTATATCTAGATAATAACAAGCTCAGAAAAGGCGTCCTGAGGTCCTTGGTTGCTTTTCCATCCCTTAAACTTCTATCTTTAGCAAATAGTAACATGGATGGGATGATTTTTGATGAAG ACCTGCCTAAACTTCCTGATTTGGAGGTTCTAATTTTGAAAAGTAATTCCTTTAATGGGACTCTGCCAATAAAAG GTTTGGCATCCTTTTCTCGTCTGGAGGTCTTAGATTTGAGCAACAACAAATTCGTTGGGTCTATCCCTTCATCTATAGAAGCATTATCTTCTGTGAAAGTATTATCTTTTGCTGATAATGATCTGAATGGCTCTTTACCCCTAG GTTTCTGTGAGTTAAAGAACCTCCATGAGTTAGATCTAAGTCAAAACAAGTTCGAAGGAGAGCTGCCTCTATGTTTCAGCAGTTTATCATCACTAAAGCTGTTTGACCTTTCTCTAAACCAGTTCAGTGGAAACATTCCATCTTCAATGATTGCTAATCTTACATCTCTCGAGTATGTTGATCTCAGTCATAACAACTTTGAGGGTTTGTTTTCAATGAGCTCGTTCTTCAATCATACAAAACTTGAAGTGGTTGAATTCATAAGCGACAATGACAAGTTTGAGGTAGAAACACAAGAAGTTAAAGATTGGATCCCAACGTTCCAGTTAAAAGTCCTTGTGCTCTCTAACTGCAATCTGAACAGGTGTTCGAGAAGTAATCTCAGTTTTCTCCTTCACCAGCATAAGTTGCAGGTAATTGACATGTCTCACAACTCTTTGGATGGGACATTTCCAAATTGGTTGATTGCGAATAATACAAGGTTGGAATATATAAACCTAAGGAACAATTCATTTGGTGGTATAGGTGTTATGCCACCATATCGGAATGTTAACACTTGGTGGTTGGATATGTCAGACAATCGCTTGATTGGTACTATACCTCTTGATATAGGAACTATCCTTCCCTATATAACCAATCTGAACTTGTCCCGGAATTCTTTGGAGGGTAATCTCCCTCTGTCACTTGGTAATCTGAGTGAGATAGAAGTGCTGGATTTATCTGATAATAATTTCTCTGGAGAAGTATCGAAGAGATTGCTCACTGATTGTCCTAGATTGACTGTTTTAGTGCTATCTAATAACAAACTCGATGGTGAGGTACTTTCAAGAAATTTCAGTGTAACTGCTCTATGGATATTGTTGTTAGACAACAACCGGTTTACAGGGGTGCTCACAAATGAGTCTGCAGGCAATACTGAGTTAAACACGTTGGATATAAGTGGTAACTTGTTTTCAGGCGTGATTCCTGAATGGATAAGCCAACTACCATCGATGAATGCATTCTTGATAAGAAACAACATGTTCGAAGGTCAATTCCCTTGTGGGACAACTCCATTCACTTTCCTTGATATTTCACATAATTCTTTTTCGGGACCCATCCCATCCTGCAAAAACTTTCGAGGTATAGAGCACCTTCATTTAAATTCTAACAGATTCACGGGACCAGTACCCAAATCATTTCGTAATCTGACAAGTCTTTTAACTTTGGATCTGAGTGATAACAAGCTATCCGGCAAGATTCCAAACTTGGTAGGTGAACTCTCGATTTTAAGGATCCTTTTGTTGAGGAGAAACAACTTTAGTGGTTCGATTCCTAGACAGTTGTGCCAATTAAGTAACGTGAGGTTGATAGATCTATCTAGTAATTCCCTTTCGGGTTCAATACCTAGTTGCTTACAAAATATTACTACCCAAGGCAACCTTGTTTTCCTAGAAAGACCAAATTCATTTAGAGGCAGGAACTCATTTTACCATTATGCAAGTGTTCTTCAGAGACGTGAAAGTCCTTTACACGGAGAAGATGATACATACGAAAAACAAGATGAAGTTCAGTTTGTTATGAAAAATAGGTATGACACCTACAAAGGTGGAATCCTTGATTACTTGTCGGGATTGGATTTCTCTAGCAACAATCTGACTGGTTCAATCCCAAAAGAACTTGGACTTTTGAGTCACATTCATGCTATAAACTTGTCTCACAATCAACTCACAGGACCGATACCAAGTCTTTTCTCGAATCTGGCAAACATAGAGAGCTTGGACATCTCATCAAACCATTTGAGTGGTAGAGTTCCATCGGAACTGATTGTGTTACATTTTCTGGCTGTCTTCATTGTTGCTAACAATAATCTATCAGGGAGACTCCCAGAAAGGAAAGGACAATTTGGGACCTTTACCACCGATAGCTACAAAGGAAATCCATTTCTTTGTGGACTACCATTGGAGAAGACATGCAGGCCTGCGAAGCCAAATTCATCATTAAAGAAACCACCATTGTCCGCCGAcgaaaatgaagaaaaatggtaTTACGTCGATATAGTTTTCTTTGGTGCGAGTTTGGCTTGGACATGGTTTGCACTTTTGATGGGATTTTTGGGAATCCTTTATGTAAATCCTTACTGGCGTATGAGGTGGTTTGCTTTCGTCGAAGAATGTATGTATGTCAGCTATTACTTTCTCCGTAAACTTCGGTTTTGA